In Thermococcus sp., the genomic window CGTTAAAGGAACCTACGTTCAGATCGCTGAAGGGGGCATGGATGCTCAGGTCCAGTCCAAAGGATCGGATCTCCTCGGCCAGAGCCCTGGCACTCCCCGCATCCATGTAGCGGGGCCACTCATTTATCCACTCAACGAATTTGAATCCTGCGGAGCTAACCTCCTCTAACCACCTTTCAAGGGGTTCGTCCCCCAGTGCCGTCGTGGACAAACCTAACATTCAACCACCGACCATCATCTCTGCGAGCAGGACGACGAATAGCGTACCGTAACATCGGACATCGTCGTGACGTGGATATTGCAACGTTATCAGGGTCAACGGAGAAGCGGTACGCTATGTAGGCCACGAGAACCTCCATTACCCTTCCCGGGTGAAACGCGGCCGTCATCTTCGACACCATCGCATCCCCTTCATCTTTGGGTATCTTTATTCATAAAAGTATCCACATCGACCGCTCGCTTATGCCGATAGACGGCTCGAAAAGAGAAAAGTAAATAAGGGGTGGCCTCGAGTAGGAGGGCGAGGGGGGAACGTTAGTGGAGGAGTGGGACGAGGTTGAGGTTCCAAACAACGTCAAGGACATCTTTGTCGAGATGAAGAACACGGCGGAACTCATGGTTGATCTCGCGTACTCCGCCGCCCTGTTCAGGGAAAAGGAAATAGCCGAAGAGGTTCTTGAGCTGGAGGAATACCTCGACATACTCAACTACAATCTCATGGTTAGGGCCGTTCTGGCGGCCAGAAACATCAAGGAAGCGGAACAAATAACCTCCATTCTCCAGATGGCCAGATCAATAGACGACATATCTAACGCGGCCGCCGATCTTGCCAAGATGGTCATCGAGGAGAAGCTGCACAGGCTCATAACGGAAGTCATAATGGAGAGTGAGGAAACCATAGGAAGGGTGATGGTCTCCCCGGATTCTTACTTGGTCGGGAAAAGCCTGGAAGAACTTGATATCCCAACCAACACAGGGGTATGGGTGGTGGCCATAAGGCGCGGAAAGCGCTGGATTTTCGACCCAGACGAGGATACGAAAATTATGCCCGGCGATATAATCATCGGCAGGGGTACAAGAACGGCACTGGATTACCTCAAGGAGATAGCGAGGGGTATCATAAAGGTGATGCCCAATGGATGAGTTCGACGACATCAGAAACTGCCTAATTGAGATGAAGGACCTCTCAGCCCTTATGATAGACCTGGCCTTCTCATCTGTGATGTACAACAGCATGGACATAGCTGAGGAGGTCTACCTCCTGGAGGAGCGGATGGATGATTTAACGCTTAAAGTTAAGAGGCTCGCACTTCGGGCGGCCAAGAAGGAGGAGGACCCAGAAAGCATGCTCAGCATAATGGATCTCGCCGACATAAACGAGCGCATTAGCGACGCTGCCTACGGTGTGGCCGATATAATCCTCCGCGATATAGAACCCCATCCCATCATCCTGAGCATAATGGAGGACACCGACGAGGAGCTCGGAAGGGTAACCGTGAGGCGGGGATCGGTCCTCGCGGGAAAGACCCTTAAGCAGCTCAAGCTCCCGAGCAAGATAGGCACGAGGATACTCGCCATAAAGCGTGGAACCCGTTACATCTACAACCCTGGCAAGGATGACACTGTGGAGGAAGGCGACGTCCTGATAGCGGTTGGTTCCGACCTAGACAGGCTGAGGGGACTTGCCGGCGAAGAGGTGGAGGAAGACTGATTACCCTCTCCGATTTCCCTTTAGATCCGCATCATTTACAAGTCCCCCGGCGTACGGACACAGCTCCTTCAACGGGCATTCCCCGCACCTCGGTCCCACAGGTCTGCATATGCTCTTCCCGTGGTCCACCATCGCGTGGTTCACGTAGATCCACTTGTCCCTTGGGATAAGCTCCATCAGGTATTCCTCGACCTTCTCAGGTTGAATCCTTGGAGGAGCAAGGCCGAGACGCTTGCTTATCCTATTCACATGAGTATCAACGGGAATTGCCTGCCTCCCAAAACCATAGGCCAGAACGATGTTAGCACACTTCCGCCCTATGCCGGGCAACTTCATGAGCTCTTTGATGTCATCGGGAACCTTCCCACCGTACTTATTGAGGATTATCCCCGATGCCTTCACAATCCACTCCCCCTTCGTCTTCCAGAGGCCGACGCCCCTTCCCCTCAGGAACTCGCGCATTTCCTCAACCGGCGTGTTAGCTATCCTCTTAATACCCCCATATCTCCTGAAAAGCTCCCTCCACACTTTGTAGGTTACCTCGTCCCTCATGCGCTGAGAGATTATGCAGTGGACGAGCGTTCTGTAGGGATCCCCTATGAGAAGCTTCTCCCGGGGGTGCGTTTTCATCAGAACCTCCACTATTCGCTCGGCTCGCTTTTTCTTCTCCTGCCAGCTCTCTTCGAAGGTGAATCCCTCAAGGCTTAACGATTCGGATTTTACTCCGGTCATGAACTACCACCACCACGTCTTCGGATACGTTAACACTGTTAAGTTCACCGAACTCATCACTATAAATCTTTTGCCCATTTTGGTTCAATATCAGAACCCGCCGGGGGAACATCACGACGAAACCCTTTCCAAAGGGCAGTACTCCCTCAACGGGGTCATCGAACTCCATATCTAAAACCTCAAGGGCTCCACCCACTATCTCCAAATTCACCCCACTCCCGATTCTCAGCGGGGAGGGTTCGGCTAGGAGAACCCTGAACTTGAGGGGTTTCCCAAGAAGTTCAACTTCTACTTCAACCCCCGTTCTAACTTCTCTGCCAGAGAGTTTGGCCTTTAGGATGTCTTCAAAGCCCGAGGGAAGCTCCGCATCAAAGAGCGGTTTCAGTAGGACCCTCATAGCGATCACCATAAACACTTCAACCTCCAGGATAATAAGTTGTTGTCCGATCTCGGCAGGGAAGGAAAAGGGATAATGAGTTCAGCCGAAGAACGTCACCTCAACCTCTTCCCCGGCCTCAAGGATCTCCACGTTCTCCGGAATCTCTATGAAGCCATCCGCATCTATGAAGCTCGTCACTGCCCCGCTCCCCTTGAGGATTGGAACTGCCTTCGCCCCCTCAATCCGCACCGGGAGGAACTGCCTCCTGCCCTTAACGGAGAAGACCTTATGAGTGAGCTTTTTCCTTACATTTCTCGTCTCACTCTCCCTTCCAAGTAGCCTCCTGAGGAGCGGTGCCACGAGGAGGGTAAAGTTCGTCAAACAGCTCGTTGGATAGCCGGGCAGGCCGAAGACAGGTTTTCCGTTTATCAGGCCTATTATCGTCGGCTTTCCCGGCTGAATCGCTATGCCATGCACCTTGACCTCACCTAGTTCCTTGATTATCGAGCTGGTCAGATCCCTTATCCCACCGCTCGCGCCACCG contains:
- a CDS encoding potassium channel family protein, whose amino-acid sequence is MDEFDDIRNCLIEMKDLSALMIDLAFSSVMYNSMDIAEEVYLLEERMDDLTLKVKRLALRAAKKEEDPESMLSIMDLADINERISDAAYGVADIILRDIEPHPIILSIMEDTDEELGRVTVRRGSVLAGKTLKQLKLPSKIGTRILAIKRGTRYIYNPGKDDTVEEGDVLIAVGSDLDRLRGLAGEEVEED
- a CDS encoding potassium channel family protein, translated to MEEWDEVEVPNNVKDIFVEMKNTAELMVDLAYSAALFREKEIAEEVLELEEYLDILNYNLMVRAVLAARNIKEAEQITSILQMARSIDDISNAAADLAKMVIEEKLHRLITEVIMESEETIGRVMVSPDSYLVGKSLEELDIPTNTGVWVVAIRRGKRWIFDPDEDTKIMPGDIIIGRGTRTALDYLKEIARGIIKVMPNG
- the nth gene encoding endonuclease III; the encoded protein is MTGVKSESLSLEGFTFEESWQEKKKRAERIVEVLMKTHPREKLLIGDPYRTLVHCIISQRMRDEVTYKVWRELFRRYGGIKRIANTPVEEMREFLRGRGVGLWKTKGEWIVKASGIILNKYGGKVPDDIKELMKLPGIGRKCANIVLAYGFGRQAIPVDTHVNRISKRLGLAPPRIQPEKVEEYLMELIPRDKWIYVNHAMVDHGKSICRPVGPRCGECPLKELCPYAGGLVNDADLKGNRRG
- a CDS encoding ATPase is translated as MRVLLKPLFDAELPSGFEDILKAKLSGREVRTGVEVEVELLGKPLKFRVLLAEPSPLRIGSGVNLEIVGGALEVLDMEFDDPVEGVLPFGKGFVVMFPRRVLILNQNGQKIYSDEFGELNSVNVSEDVVVVVHDRSKIRIVKP